The Lycium barbarum isolate Lr01 chromosome 4, ASM1917538v2, whole genome shotgun sequence nucleotide sequence caagccctagaacgacttcctaccctcttgcatcatcaagaacaccaaggtaagcctactctaattattccaaatcaattctaatacctatccttataatctaaacaagaaattatcattcctaaactagggttttcaagaaaacccatctcaaggttcaagaattcaagattttggaaatcttctttaaagctcaagtctttaattcaagttttggagcaattaaggtatgtagaacttccatccacatgtgggaatctctacgttcttccccatgcttcgtttcttgatatccatgaagttcaaaccttagggcattaaacccaaaatattggtagcccgtatttatgtatttatgtacatgaattttgtatctatattcattattgtattcctaatcttccattacggttattaggaaccctagcttaatccatgaatcatgaattcttcctcatgtgttctcattatgtttatatgaaactttatgattttatgtagcaagttacaagtatgttttcaagtcaattatatatatatatatatatatatatataattattaactATTGTTAtcactcatgaatcaagaatatgtttgcaagattatgacaagttatctcaagAAACCAtttttacaagatatttcatgaaaccgtgttacaagttatttcgtgaaatcatgattacaagttatttacaagttatttcatgaaaatcatgggcttcttagccaactatatcatgttcatgttttcgggaattgcttagttaaccgagaaggctcagatagcctgaaactacgttgccaccgtaggataagggttgtcagcaaggaggcaacaccttcattatgcagtttggatccttacatgcttattattacttaaatctcatatccctggcaaggttgtgagtgttctgctggtaggacgcaagtaccagaccatgttgtcagttatactatagcattccccacgttacaagcagttttacatacatgtatttccattgatttactgttttcagactttactcacgttttatgctcatgtccaagttacattcagtttcagttcatgtcctatacctatactgtgccatgttcttcatttcagcaggttttacatactagtactattcaccatgtactaacgtcccttttgcccggggcctgcactttacggtgcagataccggttttcaggagcatacacctgcgcaataggatcacttcagttatcagcttattggtgagccccactcctctcggggttcaacatggagtctgcattagtattcagtttatggtagtccagggccatgtcctgatagttagtattcagacatgttttagaggtttcatagacatatgttagttcacaaagtcagttatgcttttatgtttgcaaactattgtgtttccatgatatttcatgctatgagataatttcaagactttattccgcaaattacattttcatgatttatttaaattgcatcatatagattatattgttttgatgcccatgttgacaagcaagccatgaggttcgctcggacacatgcaagcaaggcccgagtgtcgtgttacgcccaggccatggttcggggcgtgacacatacCTATTAGATTTTGGGGAGAGTGTGTCAGGACTGCTGTTTATCTCATCAAAAAACAAACTACCAACTGCTGTCTTGAAAGGTAAATCACCATATGAACTATTCTATAACAAAGTAGCAATGATAGATCATTTAAGAGTTTTTGGATGCTTGGTATTTGCATCAGAATTACCTAGATCAGACAAATTTGCACCAAGAGCCAAGCAGGCTGTTTTAATGGGTTATTCAGAAACACAAAAGGGTTATAGGTTATTTGACCTTCACACCAAATCCTTCTTTGTCAGCAGAGATGTTACATTTAGAGAATCAGTGTTTCCTTTCAACACTGCTCCTATGGAAACTGATGATATATTTCTTCCTGTCATACCTATGACTCTTTCTATCACTCCCTCACCAGCGCATGTCCACCCTGACCCTTCTATCCCTGAGCATTCTACTGTTGCAGACTGATCTACTCCTTCTCCCTCAGATGTCTTAGATCAAGGACTTGACCTGCCTACTCCTATACTAGCAGTGACTGAGGACACTCACATCCCTCCTATCCCAGAACCACCACCTGCTGTTGACTCATCTCTACCAATTCTTCAAGGGCCTTTCTCAAATCCTATAAAGACATCCAGAGTCATCAAGCCACCAGTCTGGCATAGTGACTATATCACTCCCACATCCCACAAGTGTTCCTACCCTATGGCACATAGTCTATCATATGTAGGTCTGTCCCATGCTTGCCAAGCTTACTTAAGTGTTGTTTCTTCAGCCATAGAACCAACAAGTTTCAAGGATGCTTCTCAACATCAACATTGGATTGATGACATGCAGGCTGAAGTGGATGCCTTAGAACAGAATCACACTTGGGAGGTAGTGCCTCTACCACCAGGTAAGAAGACCACAGGTTCCAAATGGGCATATAGGATTAAATACAAGGCTAATGGTGATATTAAGAGGTATAAGGCAAGATTGGTTGCCAAAGGATACAACCAACAGGAAGGCCTTGACTACCATGATACCTTTTCCCCAGTGGCCAAGATGGTCACTATCAGAACTGTTATTGTTGTGGCTGTTTTTCATTCTTGGCCCTTGTTTCAGATGGATGTAAATAATGCCTTTCTCCAAGGAGATTTGGAAAAAGAGGTTTATATGGAATTGCCTCAGGGTTTCCAGAGGCAGGGGGAGTATATCTGCAAGCTAACCAAGTCACTCTATGGTTTGAAACAAGCATCAAGGCAATGGAACCTTAAACTCACAGAGGCACTACTTCATGCTGGCTATTCTCAGAGTGCTTATGATCATTCATTATTTACCAAGAAGGAAGGGGCAGACATTGCAATCATCCTAGTGTATGTGGATGATTTACTCATAACTGGGAATAGAAGCAGACTACTAATGGAGGCAAAGTCATCATTGAACCAAAACTTTAAAATGACGGATCTTGGAGACCTCAAGTATTTTCTTGGCATTGAGGTGCTCAGGTCCAACCAAGGAATCCTGCTAAATCAGAGGAAGTATGCACTTGAACTAATTTCAGATACTGGACTAAGTGGTTCTAAACCAGTCAACACCCCTCTAGAAGTTAATGTGAAGCTAACAATAGTTGACTATGATGAACATGAAGGCAAGACTGATGGCCCTTTGTACCCAGACACTACTGCATATCAAAGGCTTATTAGGAGATTGTTATATCTAACCATTACAAGGCCTGACATTAGCTTCACAGTACAGATGTTGAGCCAATTCATGCAACAACCAAAGTTGTCACATTGGGAAGCTGCCTTGAGGCTGGTCAGATACATCAAAGGGTCACCAGGACTGGGAATTCTGTTGTCAAGCACCTCAACCACACAACTTACAGCTTACTGTGACTCAGATTGGGCATCCTGTCCCAACACAAGAAGATCGGTCACAGGATATGTGATCAAGCTAGGAGATTCATTAATCTCTTGGAAATCCAAGAAACAGCAAACAGTCAGCAGAAGTTCAGAAGAAGCTAAATATAAAAGCATGGTTGGGGCAGTTTCAGAAGTTATTTGGATCATAGGAGTATTGAGGGAGTTAAATGAGGCAGTGGTGACACCTGTGACACTGCACTGTGATAGCAAAGCAGCAATTCAAATTGCTGCTAATCCCATATTTCATGAGAGGACCAACCATATAGACATAGACTGTCATTTTGTTAAAGAAACAATCAAGAGTGGTCTCATTGAGCCTACCTATTTCAACACCAAAGTTCAACTCCCTGACTTGCTTACAAAAGGACTTGGAACTACTCAACACTATCTTCTCTTATCCAAGCTAGGTGTGTTAGATGTCTTCTCACCCTCCAGCTTGAGGGGGAGTATTGAAAGGCAGGAACATGCACGTAGCAGTAATAgtgagtgttgacacccaattttgtccctccttaatcttattcactcgggcgtctaaatttattgacgagctaaatactttatttttacaatattttattgccactactactaacatcattacttttatttttggaCATTACAAGTATCACTTTgctacaaattttagatgattcgtcatcatttcattttttcgggtttggactcgttaaattaattacaatacaacattttgcaaaatctttattcttCTACATATTCAttatctttacataatatatattataccagttattaaattggaagcccaaaaataatttaatAGCGGAGGAAAgaacaacaattttcagccaaattaatggcccaaaatacaaatacaatattatttccctacccaaataaacaacctacattttaatacccaaccccaCATTTTTAACCCAACTAAAAtaccaaacggaccagcccattttccatcttacccgacccggcccactacaTAAATTAAAACCCTTTAACCCTAatcccttttctttttctcttctccaCTCCCTTCTCCTTCAGCCGCCTCCCTCGATCCCTAATCCCTAACCcttcttctcttccgcttccttCTTCTCTCACACCACGTTCTCGCTGCTCCACTTATCCTTGTCTCCCTCACGTGCCTCCACTACACCTCTGAcatcccacttccctctgttccacTCAATTTCACCACGTTACACCCACGCCTCCACTGCTCCGACACCATCACGCCACTGTCACACCACTTCACTTTGTTCCCCACTTCGTCACACCTCCCACTCCTCGTTCCTTTCTTCAACAAGATCTATAAATTATCGGAGGTGGAACCACGGACAAAAAAAAACACAAGCTTTAATCAACAGAGATCAGCCAACGATTATTCTAATTTTTAGTTGGAAACTTTGTTACTTTAATCGACTTCTTCgtgttcgagcgtagattcgacgCCATCGACACCCCActtcactgtaccacaaaaagGTAAATTCTGCCTCGTCTTAGTTCATTTTTCATTCTAGTAGTTTAGTTTGTTTGGGATTTTTGTGAATCGATTTAGTAGTAATTTCGTGAGTTTAGGCAGTCTATTATGTGAGTGTAATCGAAGAGGTCTTATTGTTAAATAAGTATTGTTTATACGTGTTGAAGTTCTTGTTTCATCCTATCAAGGTGTTTGTAGATAGTGTTAAGAAAATTTCATCATCTGTTAAGTTCatacaaaaaaaatgaaaagggtAAAGGGTGGGGGTATAGTCTAAATACTACGTCTTGGATATTCAAGTTGTTTCATTAAGATGACGTTATATTAATTGAAATGAGgctatttattttttttttgttttttttttttttgaaaaatctggAATTAGTATGTGCATGTTGTTGCTTCAGTTTGGTTAATTGCAGTTTGGCTTATGATTTGTGTAGTGAAATTGTGTCTAAGTCTAGCCAGCACCTGGTGTGTGTTCGTTCTGTTAGAGTTGAAATGATGTTTGCTTCATAACTTTGATTGTGTCTGTATGATCGCGTTATTCAGATTTGATGTTCGGCTGCATATAGATTAGTATAAGTCTATCTAAACCTAAGGTTATGCTCAGTTGGGATTCAGTGGTATACAACATGTTCTGTAAACTGACCAAGACCTGTTCATAAGTTAAGAGAAGTTTGCATAGTCTGTGGCAAACAGCATCTGCCAATATATTTTACATTGCCCGTGACTGTTTGAAAAAAATGATAAATATCCAAGGCATCGTCATATAACTGTTTGCTTATTCGAAATAGTGAAGAACTTGACTCAGCTTCAACTATCGTGTCGATAGACTGTTTTGTGATAAGAGTTTTTTAGAGGGTTGTCGGTATGATATAGCTTGCTGCATTTTTTTTGCTTGTTTGGTTAAGTGGAGCTTATCTGCTTTGAATTGATTACTGCTTGAAGGCATTTTCTATTTACAAAGTATTAAATCATTTGTATTTCCAACATAAAATGCCATTTCTCTATTCCAGTTCCTTATTTCTCCTTGAACATGTTCTGTTTTCTTAAGTCATGGGTTGCAATTGGTGTCATTTAATCTTAGTTGGTGTCGCGGGCTGGTTCTGTTTTGGTTCTGTGTGCATGATTTTCTTTAATTTCAACACTTCAGCATGATCTCCCTTTTGCTTGTTTCTATTTAGCATGACTGATTTCTGTAGAGTGTTAAAGGAGGGCAGGCTCGAGAGATTCAGTCTCATCCCATTTAGATGTATATCAGCTGGTATATTTAGTACATAAGAGGGGTATACCATCTCGTTAGTTAAGCTTGGTGTGGCTGCCTCAAACTATGAAATCTTTCACCATTAATGTGCTGTAGTATCAATATCATAAATTTAGAACATGTTAATAAGGCAGAATGACATTTTCGATTTTAGCTTCAGTATTTTCCGATATATGCTAAGGACTCTGTTGAATTCTGAAAGAATATTTGAGGTTCCCTATTGATAAGAACATGCTAAGTGTATGCTATATGTATATTCATTTGCTTACCTGTTTTATAACATGATATGCATGCTATATGACTTCCCCTTTGACCTGTATGAACAGCCTGTTTAATCTATCATCCTTGGTCATGGAATAATTCAGTTTGCTTtctcagtttttttttcttttctctggtTAACAAGCTAGTCTGAAACTTCCAAACAGATATCTATGATGTTTTGACAAGAAGTAGGTGTTTAAATGGATCCAATTCTGTGTGTTTTAAAGTCTGTGTAATTTATCTAAATGTGTTGCATGTCTGCACCTGGTCAGTCCCGCCTATACGCGAAATCATGAAAATAGATTATGTGATACTATAGCATGCTTAATGATTATTTAAGTTGGGACCAGGAgctatattttacatgtttaactgTGTTTATTGATCGTATGCTAATtgtttttctttcgtttttatgcatgaacctcGCGTTACGAGTCTTGGACTCATCCTCCTCCGCACTCAGTATTGTGCTAAAAACCCAATAAAAttctcctctcgagtcagcccattTGCAGCCGAGGAATCAAAaggaattctgggccaaagcccactaaCAAAACAGACTGTAGCAGCAGTCCATGAAAAAATGGATTAaacccatttaattttattttgtgcTTCAGCTTTATTTTATGCTTAACTTGTAttgttttgactaacactttatcttactcttatttctatttagcttagatgaattataagAGAATTAGCATAGATTGTTTTGGGAATaacgggtagttaatttaaagaaTACCAATAGTTAATTCCTTAAGATTTCATTCTCTTTTGGTTAGATTATTCATAATATCTACAATATCTACTTTATTAGAATAATAGATTTTCAAATAACATGACTACATATTTGAGTTAGAAGAATCAAGATTCACCCTTACTACTTTAGAAATTTAAAACACTAATGCTAActcgtttaaaaaaataaaaggtaAACTAACTCAACGAACAACTCTTTCACTTCAGGTTCTTTCCAACACTTAAAGAAAAAATACatattgaaatacatatttgtctagAATAAATCTTTAAAACTCTTAtcaaataactcttttaaattttagtcattttctccacatataaacattacacgtCCCACTTCTTTGGTTTATTTCTAACAAAGCTCTTTTGTACATTtactattttctacaagtattattttaaacaacgctattatactttcgtcttaAAACCTTAACCATATTTATaagtcatatttcaaaatagcattaaaagtactcttttatacgaattattattatttttttacaaaTTCTATTTTTAATggcattcttacatatttatctataactttagccatacttacaaaattactttcctttttcctataatactatatttacatctagcctaattaattttaagtccggtcggttaaccattgttaatgggtcttaaaggatgcctaataccttccctttagactaattgaacccttacctagaatcttaagtttcgcagaccttaaacagagttaactttaaacataacttcaataaactttaggtgtcctaattcaccataaataattaggtggcgactccttaacacaaacaaaaacaggaatctccaataggtcgtacttctaatttaaccccggttaaaatggggtatgacagtgaGGCTCAACTAAAGATTAGTTGGATGGAGGGAAAAACTGTTAGTTAGTTAGTTAGAGTGAGATGGAGGGaaagttagttagttagttaatTAGAGAAGAAGTGGAGGTTCGGGTACAGCTGTATACATTTGTATACACTTGAGTGGAACTAGTATCATTGTATATAAGGATCTACTAGATCACATGTTTTGCATGATGAAACAATAATTCCTTCACCATTGCTTCTGCTCGATCACTGCTCTTCTCCAGTGATCAACATGAGTTCATCATGATACAACACACATACAACCATATCGATCACAAGTGTTTGTGTATATAATTCACCACTTTTCAAGTGATATTTATCATAGTAAATTTAAACATTGTGTAAATTAAATTGAAAAATTTAAAACTTCATTGTAATTGGGAATTTAAAAGCTTGCAAACACTAGTAGGTTTTGTGATTTGTTGATTTTTTACAAACTGATGATTTGAGTTCGTTAGGGATATAATTTTGAAGTTGTGGTAAATATTTGAGGCTATTTGATGAAGATTTTGACCCATTTCGGATCGAGATTTGGGAGTTGAAGTTCGTAGAAGACGAATCTCGATTTTTGTATAAGTTTGTATAACAGTGTAAAGTTTGTACTAACACTTCTTATACAACGTTGTTTAAAGTAAATGTATAGTATTGTATACCGGATGTATAAACACTGTTGTGAAATTAAAATTTGATTATGCAAGTGTGAACTAAAAATATGACTACGTGGGTGCAATATATTTTGTTTGGACCATATATTTTTGACGAATTCTCAAATCTATACCACTATATTTTCCTTTTGTCTTCATATTTGCCAGTGCAGAATTTTTTGTTGCAATTTATACGTGGGAACCTTCTTGGTTCCTTGACTTTAGATACAGAtcactaactttttttttttggttgaaacaGATCATTAAGAGTTGATTATCTGTCCTGAAAAATCTTTGGCCAAATACTATCTATTTATATTTCCACTTTTTTACTGCTTCCCATAATTCTCTTTGCATGAGAGTTACTTACATGTGCTTCTTTCTCATAATGAAGCAACACCTTAAAGCTCTTCCTCTCTACCTGCTAATAGCCTTATTTTCTAGTATCCAAACAGTTTCAGCAATTGATTTTGTCTTCAATGGCTTTTGTTCATCTGATATATCAGCCACGTATGGGTATGCTGTACGTGCATCTCGAATACTTGATCTTACTTCTTATTCGTCATCAATGGCGACAGCTGTATATCCTTCAAAGATTGCCACAAAGAAAGCCAATTCATCTCATGTTCTTCCCTTTTCAACATCTTTCATTTTTGCGATGGATATAGACAGATACATGCAACAAACACATAGCATGGTTTTCGTGTTTTTGCCACACTTAAGTACTAATACTAATTTATTTTTCATGAACTTCACAAATAATGTGGATCCCAATAACAATGTGTTTGGGGTTGAGTTTGATGTTTTCAAGGATCAACAATTCAATGACATAAATGATAACCATGTTGGAATTGATGTCAATTCTCTTGCATCTGTGTTTGCTCATGAAGCAGGCTATTGGCCTGATAATTACAGTAAGAATAATCATAATGGTAGCCTAAATGAAGAGTCTTTCGAGACTTTAAAGTTGAAAGTTGGAGGAAACTACCAAGTTTGGATCGACTATGCAGATTTCCGCATTAATGTGACTTTAGCACCGGTTGGTATGAAAAGGCCTAAGCAACCTTTGTTGGATTTTCCTTTGAATCTTTCTCAAGTTTTTCAGGATGAGATGTATGTGGGGTTCACAGTTGTATCCACTAGATATCGTAGTCAAGGTCCCAAAATCTTAGCTTGGAGTTTTAGTAACTCGAATTTCTCGATAGGTGATGTTTTGATCACTCATGGTTTGCCTTCAGTATTTGAGCTTTCTAAAGTCCATCCAGTTTATCGATCAAAGGGATTCATTGCATATCGATCGAAGGGATTCATTGCAGGTATGACAATTTCACTCATCTTTCTTGTCGCTTCTATAGCTTCATTGTTTCTAATTAAGAGAAGTAGGATAATGAAAAGGGAAAGAGAGGATATAGAAGATTGGGAACTGGAATATTGGCCACATAGGATTAGTTATCAATTAATAGATGCTGCAACAAAGGGTTTTTCTGATGAAAATGTGATTGGGATGGGAGGTAATGGGAAGGTTTACAAAGGGGTTTTGGCTGGGGGTTCAGAGGTTGCAGTAAAGCGCATTCATGAAAACAGCGAAGGGGAAAGACAATTCTTGGCTGAGATTTCAAGTCTTGGTAGGCTAAAGCACCGAAATTTGGTAGCATTAAGAGGCTGGTGCAGGAAAGGCAGGGGCAGCTTGATTTTGGTTTATGATTATATGGAAAATGGGAGCTTGGATAAAAGACTGTTTGCATGTGATGTGAGAAACATGTTGAGCTTTGAAGACAGAATCAAGATTTTGAAAGATGTGGCATCAGGGGTTCTATACTTGCATGAGGGGTGGGAGGCAAAAGTGTTGCATAGGGACATTAAGGCTAGCAATGTTTTACTTGACAAAGAAATGAATGCAAGAATAGGTGATTTTGGTCTAGCTAGAATGCATGATCATGGTCAAGTGGCTAACGCGACTCGAGTTGTTGGCACGGTGGGTTACCTTGCACCAGAGTTTGTCAAGACTGGCCGTGCCTCCACACAAACTGATGTGTTTAGTTATGGAGTTCTAATATTGGAGGTGATGTGTGGAAGGAGGCCAATAGAGGAAGGCGAGCCCCCTTTAGTGGATTGGCTGTGGGAACTAATGAAACGAGGCGAATTGAGTAACGCCTTTGATAATCAATTAAGGACTGatcatggatttgatgaagaGGAAGCCTTAAGGGTACTGCAATTAGGCATGATATGCGCGAGCCTAGACCCCAAAGCTAGGCCAACCACGAGACAAGTGGTGAAATTCTTTGAAAAGAATCGCGAGGTTGATGGATGTGAAGCTGAGGATATGGATGTTAACCTTAGATCGAATACCCTGTTGTCCAATTGTTGTTCTTCCAAATCTATTTCTTGGATAAATTCTCTGGTGGAGGGTAGATGAGTTTAACACCTACGAATACTACAGGGAGGAATGGTAGGTTTTTGTTCATCACTCAGATTTAATTCTTGTTACCTTCATGTTACTTCCAGGGCCTAGTGTTGAAATGGCAATGCTGCTTCATGAACAATTTTTATAAGATGGCTAAGGAAAAAATGTCGTTGGTTATGAGAAGTACATGTAATATTTTCTGTTTTATACTTTAAGTGAACGTTCGGTATGGTGTATTAGAAGAAACAATCACGGTATAAAAGTTTGTGCTTAGTTATTTAGTTTTGATATTCTTTTTTAATTTGTGCAAGTTAATCCCTGTATAAGTTATTCATCAATTCATGTCTTATATTATACCTAATGCGACATGGGATAACAATACTTGTATTAGCCATACCATAGATAAAGTTCCTAAATAAGACAAAATTGCCTTTCTTGGATCGTTTAGTTTCCTAATAAAGATTTATGTTTTCTGGCCTTTCTTGGATTGTTTATGCGAAATTACGTATATCCTAGACTCTGCAAAACCTTAATCTGAATGATGTTAGCTCTGTTGTCAACAAGTAGTACAAAGCATCTTGAATAATGGAATACAATTTTCTAAGTCATCAAAAAGCTTAAGTAATACTAAAAGAGAATGTTGATAGGGCAGTGTATATGACAACTGAGTAGACTCTTCAAAGTATGGCCCCTTTTATCATGGCCCAAATATCTCACAGGTGGTTGAAAATTCGTTACTCTCAATCTTATCCCTTTAAACTCAAGTTCAAATACTGCTTAGTGGGTTAAAATCGTCCGTTGGACACGCTGAGGGTGTAGTTGTTGCTCAGGACTACCCATGTTCCGGTTGCCTGAGCATATGGTGGCTCATGTAATAGGTAAGTACAGACATTAAGCTTTCACAATATAAGATTTGGTCCGGGGTTAACCTGTCATGCCCGTGGCAAGCACTTGCTAATTTTGGCTACTACATATGCAAATGCACACAAATTTTTCCAAACTAAGGTCATGGAGCCTAATTAATATGCAAAATATGCAAGAATACAAGCTGAAGAGTACAGACATACTACTTGAAATGTAACTTGGATTGTACATATAGCCACCGTCAGGAGTCAAAGTATCGGTTGACCAAATCCGGTACGGATCCCACACCCATGTCGTGTCGACACGGGTGCAGCATCAAAGAGTCGGAGTAACGTAGGGAAAAAGTATCGTTGGTTTTGAGAAATACAtgtattcttttctttttatactTTAAGTGAATGTTTGGAATAAATTACACAGCTAAAATTCAACTTAGAAACACATCGCAAAATCATAGTACTTGATATTCACAAAAAAACACGAACCTTGTAAATTCCAAAATAGATTCTTGTTTCTGTAGTTTACCATTATAACTGGTTATGACCAAACACCAA carries:
- the LOC132638654 gene encoding L-type lectin-domain containing receptor kinase VII.1-like codes for the protein MKQHLKALPLYLLIALFSSIQTVSAIDFVFNGFCSSDISATYGYAVRASRILDLTSYSSSMATAVYPSKIATKKANSSHVLPFSTSFIFAMDIDRYMQQTHSMVFVFLPHLSTNTNLFFMNFTNNVDPNNNVFGVEFDVFKDQQFNDINDNHVGIDVNSLASVFAHEAGYWPDNYSKNNHNGSLNEESFETLKLKVGGNYQVWIDYADFRINVTLAPVGMKRPKQPLLDFPLNLSQVFQDEMYVGFTVVSTRYRSQGPKILAWSFSNSNFSIGDVLITHGLPSVFELSKVHPVYRSKGFIAYRSKGFIAGMTISLIFLVASIASLFLIKRSRIMKREREDIEDWELEYWPHRISYQLIDAATKGFSDENVIGMGGNGKVYKGVLAGGSEVAVKRIHENSEGERQFLAEISSLGRLKHRNLVALRGWCRKGRGSLILVYDYMENGSLDKRLFACDVRNMLSFEDRIKILKDVASGVLYLHEGWEAKVLHRDIKASNVLLDKEMNARIGDFGLARMHDHGQVANATRVVGTVGYLAPEFVKTGRASTQTDVFSYGVLILEVMCGRRPIEEGEPPLVDWLWELMKRGELSNAFDNQLRTDHGFDEEEALRVLQLGMICASLDPKARPTTRQVVKFFEKNREVDGCEAEDMDVNLRSNTLLSNCCSSKSISWINSLVEGR